The following coding sequences are from one Mastomys coucha isolate ucsf_1 unplaced genomic scaffold, UCSF_Mcou_1 pScaffold9, whole genome shotgun sequence window:
- the Pnp gene encoding purine nucleoside phosphorylase, protein MENEFTYEDYQSTAEWLRSHTTHRPQVAVICGSGLGGLTAQLTQAQIFDYNEIPNFPQSTVQGHAGRLVFGFLNGRSCVMMQGRFHMYEGYSLSKVTFPVRVFHLLGVDTLVVTNAAGGLNPNFEVGDIMLIRDHINLPGFCGQNPLRGPNDERFGVRFPAMSDAYDRDMRQKAFSAWRQMGEQRKLQEGTYVMLAGPNFETVAESRLLKMLGADAVGMSTVPEVIVARHCGLRVFGFSLITNKVVMDYENLEKANHKEVLEAGKAAAQTLERFVFILMESIPLREHDN, encoded by the exons ATGGAGAACGA GTTCACATACGAAGATTATCAGAGCACTGCCGAGTGGCTTCGGTCGCACACTACCCATCGACCTCAAGTGGCAGTGATCTGTGGTTCCGGCTTAGGAGGGCTGACCGCTCAGTTAACTCAGGCTCAGATCTTTGACTACAATGAGATACCAAACTTTCCCCAAAGCACAG tgCAAGGTCATGCTGGTCGACTGGTGTTTGGATTCCTGAATGGCAGATCCTGTGTGATGATGCAGGGCAGGTTCCATATGTATGAAGGATACTCGCTGTCAAAG GTAACATTCCCAGTGAGAGTTTTCCATCTTCTGGGTGTGGACACTTTGGTGGTCACCAATGCTGCTGGAGGACTCAACCCCAATTTTGAAGTTGGAGATATCATGTTGATCCGTGATCACATCAACCTACCTGGTTTCTGTGGTCAGAACCCTCTCCGAGGCCCCAACGATGAAAG GTTTGGAGTTCGTTTTCCTGCCATGTCTGATGCTTATGACCGGGATATGAGGCAGAAGGCTTTCAGTGCCTGGAGACAAATGGGGGAGCAACGAAAACTACAAGAAGGCACCTACGTGATGTTAGCTGGCCCCAACTTTGAGACTGTGGCAGAGAGCCGTCTGCTAAAGATGCTGGGAGCAGATGCTGTTG gcATGAGCACAGTCCCAGAAGTTATTGTTGCAAGACACTGTGGGCTTCGTGTCTTTGGTTTCTCACTCATTACCAACAAGGTTGTCATGGATTATGAGAACTTGGAGAAGGCCAATCACAAGGAAGTTCTGGAGGCCGGGAAAGCAGCTGCACAGACATTGGAAAGGTTTGTCTTCATTCTTATGGAGAGCATTCCACTCCGTGAACATGACAACTGA